One stretch of Schizosaccharomyces pombe strain 972h- genome assembly, chromosome: III DNA includes these proteins:
- the sap18 gene encoding SAP128 family histone deacetylase complex subunit translates to MDIRESRSQSPELSQSEDAVGPCPFLISVYHQFQTKNHVLDIFEDVIPSIQVYGWLTMTLYELGVLIADQLLLNNEETRHSEWSLQIRTIFYDKYKDRPIARDLGTVCLHNPKLFQGNKLLKRTGIKCGDKIDVTIKEDKIRIKK, encoded by the exons ATGGATATTCGTGAAAGTCGCTCTCAATCTCCTGAATTAAGCCAAAGTGAAGATGCTGTTGGTCCGTGCCCTTTTCTCATTTCAGTATATCATCAGttccaaacaaaaaatcatgTTTTAGACATCTTTGAAGACGTGATTCCTTCTATTCAAGTTTATGGATG GTTGACCATGACCCTTTATGAACTGGGAGTTCTCATTGCAGATCAACTTCTTTTGAATAACGAAGAAACAAGACATTCTGAATGGTCATTGCAAATTagaacaattttttacgaTAAGTATAAAGATCGCCCGATAGCCAGGGATCTAGGTACTGTTTGTTTGCACAATCCAAAGCTATTTCAAGGCAacaaattattgaaaagaaCGGGAATAAAATGCGGAGACAAAATTGATGTTACCATAAAAGAGGATAAAAttagaataaaaaagtga